A DNA window from Caretta caretta isolate rCarCar2 chromosome 7, rCarCar1.hap1, whole genome shotgun sequence contains the following coding sequences:
- the FAM89B gene encoding leucine repeat adapter protein 25 has translation MNGLQPPQDCLGGNVCSIEGLPPLPKGLSGILNSSGGSWREIEKVYSKKTRIQDDLSKSRVASEKLLRSKPANLDSALAMLRKEMVGLRQLDMSLLCQLWSLYESIQEYKGLFQDMSSSLHSEGSYAAENGFSDEDDEFEVEPPGPDVRKETPLLGRLSLPQPQNSRDQWLQDSFHITI, from the exons ATGAAcggcctccagccaccccaggactgccTGGGAGGCAATGTCTGCTCCATCGAAGGGCTCCCCCCACTTCCCAAGGGCCTCAGCGGGATCCTCAACTCCAGTGGTGGCTCGTGGCGTGAGATTGAGAAAGTGTACAGCAAGAAGACACGGATCCAGGACGACCTGAGCAAGTCACGGGTGGCCTCTGAGAAGCTGCTGCGGAGCAAACCGGCCAACCTGGACTCGGCGCTGGCCATGCTGCGCAAGGAGATG GTGGGCCTGCGCCAGCTGGACATGtccctgctgtgccagctgtggtCGCTGTACGAGTCGATCCAGGAGTACAAGGGGCTGTTCCAGGACATGTCGTCGTCCCTGCACTCCGAGGGCTCCTACGCTGCTGAGAACGGCTTCTCTGATGAGGACGATGAGTTTGAGGTGGAGCCACCGGGCCCCGACGTGCGCAAGGAGACCCCACTGCTGGGCCGGCtcagcctgcctcagccccagaaCTCCCGTGACCAGTGGCTGCAGGACTCCTTCCACATCACCATCTGA